The following coding sequences are from one Muntiacus reevesi chromosome 17, mMunRee1.1, whole genome shotgun sequence window:
- the LOC136148257 gene encoding interferon omega-1-like: MTLMILISNPISASESLTCLRALLRKAGDLHTCRSNKHNLSLSYLGYRIDFSFRQEQVSGSQLQEAQAFSVLHEMLQQSFNLFHTERSSAAWDTTLLEQLCTGLHQQLDDLDACLGQVTGEEDSALGRTGPTQAVRRYFQGIHVYLQEKEYCYFTWEIVRVEITSQFLCVNKLLKNSGSKKEADSQ; encoded by the coding sequence ATGACACTGATGATACTCATCTCTAACCCCATCTCCGCCTCTGAGTCCTTGACCTGCCTCAGAGCCTTACTTAGAAAAGCAGGAGACCTTCACACATGTAGATCAAATAAGCACAATCTCTCTCTTTCCTACCTGGGGTACAGGATAGACTTCAGCTTCCGTCAGGAACAGGTGAGTGGCAGCCAGCTCCAGGAGGCCCAGGCCTTCTCTGTGCTCCACGAGATGCTCCAGCAGAGCTTCAACCTCTTCCACACAGAGCGCTCCTCTGCTGCCTGGGACACCACCCTCCTGGAGCAGCTCTGCACTGGACTCCATCAGCAGCTGGACGACCTGGATGCCTGCCTGGGGCAGGTGACGGGAGAGGAAGACTCTGCCCTGGGAAGGACAGGCCCCACACAGGCCGTGAGGAGGTACTTCCAGGGCATCCATGTCTACCTTCAAGAGAAGGAATACTGCTACTTCACCTGGGAAATCGTCAGAGTGGAAATCACGAGCCAATTTCTCTGTGTTAACAAGCTCCTAAAAAACTCAGGAAGTAAGAAGGAAGCTGATTCTCAGTGA
- the LOC136148258 gene encoding interferon beta-2-like has product MTYRCLLQMVLLLCFSTTAHSMNYSLLRFQQRRSDMVCQKLLRQLPSTPQHCLEVRMDFQVPEEMRQAQQFRKEDAVLVIYEMLQQIFGILTRDFSSTGWSETIVEDLLVELQGQMDHLEPIQKEIMQKKNFTMGDMTVPHLKKYYFNLVEYLKSKDYNSCAWAVVRAEMLRNFSFLKSLTEYLRD; this is encoded by the coding sequence atgacCTACCGGTGCCTCCTCCAGATGGTTCTCCTGCTGTGTTTCTCCACCACAGCTCACTCCATGAACTACAGCTTGCTTCGATTCCAACAAAGGAGGAGTGATATGGTGTGTCAGAAACTCCTGCGGCAGTTACCTTCAACTCCTCAACATTGCCTGGAGGTCAGGATGGACTTCCAGGTGCCTGAGGAGATGAGGCAAGCACAGCAGTTCCGGAAGGAAGATGCAGTATTGGTCATCTATGAGATGCTCCAGCAAATCTTCGGTATTCTCaccagagacttctccagcactggCTGGTCTGAGACCATCGTTGAGGACCTCCTTGTGGAACTCCAAGGGCAGATGGATCATCTGGAGCCAATCCAGAAGGAAATCATGCAGAAGAAAAACTTCACTATGGGAGACATGACCGTTCCTCACCTGAAGAAATATTACTTCAACCTCGTGGAGTACCTGAAGTCCAAGGACTACAACAGCTGTGCCTGGGCAGTCGTGAGAGCGGAAATGCTCAGGAACTTTTCTTTCCTGAAGAGCCTAACAGAGTACCTCCGTGACTGA